In Streptomyces sp. DG2A-72, one genomic interval encodes:
- a CDS encoding S28 family serine protease yields MRKALRWLLALTVLIGTLSTAGAATAAEPEATGTTDIKEKLLSIPGMSLVEEKPYTGYRFFVLNYTQPVDHRRPSKGTFQQRITVLHKDEARPTVFFTSGYNVSTTPRRSEPTQIVDGNQISMEYRFFTPSRPDPADWTKLDIWQAASDQHRIFKALKPVYDRKWLSTGGSKGGMTATYYERFYPRDMDGVVAYVAPNDVVNKEDSAYDEFFATVGTKECRDRLNGVQREALVRREPMEKRYAAYAADNGYTFNTVGSLDKAYEVTVLDYVWGFWQYSLLSDCDTIPADAKNATDDAIWNSLDAIAGFSFYTDQGLEPYTPYYYQAGTQLGAPTIGFPHIEKKYIRYGYLPPRNFVPRSIPMKFQPYVMKDVDTWVRHNARQMLFVYGENDPWGAEPFRLGKSARDSYVFTAPGLNHGANVAGLVADEKSLATARILQWAGVASSAVQSNPAAAKPLAKFDRKLDKRDIEREPALRP; encoded by the coding sequence ATGCGCAAGGCGCTCAGATGGTTGCTGGCGCTCACCGTGCTCATAGGCACGCTGAGTACGGCGGGGGCGGCCACCGCCGCCGAGCCGGAGGCCACCGGCACCACTGACATCAAGGAGAAGCTGCTCTCGATTCCGGGCATGAGCCTGGTCGAGGAGAAGCCGTACACCGGCTATCGCTTCTTCGTCCTCAACTACACCCAGCCGGTCGACCACCGGCGCCCGTCCAAGGGCACGTTCCAGCAGCGCATCACCGTGCTGCACAAGGACGAGGCCCGCCCGACGGTCTTCTTCACCAGCGGCTACAACGTCTCCACCACGCCCCGCCGCAGCGAGCCGACCCAGATCGTGGACGGCAACCAGATCTCCATGGAGTACCGCTTCTTCACCCCGTCCCGGCCCGACCCGGCCGACTGGACCAAGCTGGACATCTGGCAGGCGGCCAGCGACCAGCACCGCATCTTCAAGGCGCTCAAGCCGGTCTACGACCGGAAGTGGCTCTCCACGGGCGGCTCCAAGGGCGGCATGACCGCCACGTACTACGAGCGCTTCTACCCGCGCGACATGGACGGCGTCGTCGCCTACGTCGCCCCCAACGACGTCGTGAACAAGGAGGACTCCGCCTACGACGAGTTCTTCGCCACCGTCGGCACCAAGGAGTGCCGCGACCGGCTGAACGGCGTACAGCGCGAGGCACTGGTGCGCCGGGAGCCGATGGAGAAGCGGTACGCGGCCTACGCGGCCGACAACGGCTACACCTTCAACACCGTCGGCAGCCTCGACAAGGCCTACGAGGTAACCGTCCTCGACTACGTCTGGGGCTTCTGGCAGTACAGCCTGCTGTCCGACTGCGACACCATCCCGGCCGACGCCAAGAACGCCACCGACGACGCCATCTGGAACTCCCTCGACGCCATCGCCGGGTTCTCCTTCTACACGGACCAGGGCCTGGAGCCGTACACGCCGTACTACTACCAGGCGGGCACCCAGCTGGGCGCGCCGACGATCGGCTTCCCGCACATCGAGAAGAAGTACATCCGCTACGGCTACCTGCCGCCGCGCAACTTCGTGCCGCGGTCGATCCCGATGAAGTTCCAGCCGTACGTCATGAAGGACGTCGACACCTGGGTCCGCCACAACGCGCGGCAGATGCTCTTCGTCTACGGCGAGAACGACCCGTGGGGCGCCGAGCCGTTCCGCCTCGGCAAGAGCGCGCGTGACAGTTACGTCTTCACCGCGCCGGGCCTCAACCACGGCGCCAACGTCGCGGGCCTCGTCGCCGACGAGAAGTCCCTGGCGACGGCACGGATCCTGCAGTGGGCGGGCGTCGCGTCCAGCGCCGTCCAGTCGAACCCCGCGGCGGCCAAGCCGCTGGCCAAGTTCGACCGCAAGCTGGACAAGCGTGACATCGAGCGCGAGCCGGCCTTGCGTCCGTAA
- a CDS encoding serine hydrolase: MTHRTFGRARALSLVLGAGILIPCVVAVSPAAAATAPAVSCTSAKAGLAAKLQRDITAALANRKGTVAVGLYDRSTKTTCTLRPSTAYDSASVVKVTVLATLLWDAKKHNRYLTDREATLAKAMITKSDNAATSTLWKQLGLTKIKGFLAAAKMTQTKPGTDGYWGLTQITVTDERKLLQLITAKNTVLSDNSRAYILKLMGQVVSSQRWGTPYGVPAGVSVHVKNGWLQRATHGWRVHSVGTFKGGGHDYMVTVLTHGNSTMNYGITTIQGVAKVIHRDLAASGS, from the coding sequence GCCGTCTCGCCCGCTGCCGCGGCGACCGCACCCGCCGTCAGCTGTACGTCGGCGAAGGCGGGCCTCGCCGCCAAGCTCCAGAGGGACATCACCGCGGCCCTGGCGAACCGCAAGGGAACGGTCGCCGTGGGTCTCTACGACCGCAGCACCAAGACGACTTGCACCTTGCGCCCCTCCACCGCCTACGACTCCGCCAGTGTCGTCAAGGTCACCGTGCTCGCCACGCTGCTCTGGGACGCGAAGAAGCACAACCGCTATCTCACCGACCGCGAGGCCACGCTCGCCAAGGCCATGATCACCAAGTCGGACAACGCGGCGACCAGCACGCTCTGGAAGCAGCTCGGCCTGACGAAGATCAAGGGCTTCCTCGCCGCGGCCAAAATGACGCAGACCAAGCCCGGCACGGACGGCTACTGGGGGCTGACCCAGATCACCGTCACCGACGAGCGGAAGCTGCTCCAGCTCATCACCGCCAAGAACACGGTCCTCAGCGACAACTCCCGTGCCTACATCCTGAAGTTGATGGGCCAGGTCGTGTCGTCGCAGCGTTGGGGCACCCCGTACGGCGTCCCCGCCGGCGTCTCCGTGCACGTCAAGAACGGCTGGCTTCAGCGGGCCACGCACGGCTGGCGGGTGCACAGCGTCGGTACGTTCAAGGGCGGTGGTCACGACTACATGGTCACGGTGCTCACCCACGGCAACAGCACCATGAACTATGGCATCACGACCATTCAGGGCGTCGCCAAGGTCATCCACCGGGATCTGGCCGCGTCCGGTAGTTGA
- a CDS encoding ABC transporter ATP-binding protein, which produces MAARQGQGWARRLWAYAWRYPKDVVLALGSSLVGMAVMALAPLITKVIIDDVIVDHSRSMAVWAGALMGAALLVYVLTYIRRYYGGRLALDVQHDLRTEMYGTITRLDGRRQDELSTGQVVGRATSDLQLIQGLLFMLPMTIGNFMLFLISLVIMAWLSLPLTLVALAVAPAIWFIAKRSRIKLHPATWYAQAQAAAVAGVVDGAVSGVRVVKGFGQEEQETGKLREVGRKLFAGRLRTIRFNSKYTPALQAVPALGQVAMLALGGWLAVRGHITLGTFVAFSTYLAQLVGPVRMLAMVLTVGQQARAGTERVLELIDTEPTLDEGHKTLPADAPATVEFDDVSFGYEGALGKTSPVLDGLSFEIHPGETLAVVGSSGSGKSTVSLLLPRFYDVTHGAVLIGGHDVRELTLDSLRAAIGLVPEDSFLFSDTVRSNIAYGRPDATDDEIEAAARAAQADRFIRELPDGYDTKVGEHGLTLSGGQRQRVALARAILTDPRLLVLDDATSAVDARVEHEIHEALKHVMEGRTTLLIAHRRSTLNLADRIAVLDGGRLADIGTHKELQQRSALYRRLLTDPDELGGVSPGHAQPACPQEDTSVREELDAEFDAERGITPRLWAGERTPRDLAMDGTPATPELLAQVDALPPATDTPEIDEARAVRAEESYGLRRLLRGFGLPLLVSLSLVAVDAGMGLLLPVLIRHGIDSGVSEMALGAVWAASLLGLLVVFVQWMAQIGETRMTGRTGERVLYSLRLKIFAQLQRLGLDYYERELTGRIMTRMTTDVDALSTFLQTGLVTAFVSVVTFFGIMVALLVIDVQLALVVFATLPPLILATVFFRRASVKAYELARERVSVVNGNLQESVSGLRIVQAFRRERDGGRRFAERSDSYRQARIRGQWLISVYFPGVQLLSSVAAAAVLIVGAGRVDNATLTTGALVAYLLYIDLFFAPVQQLSQVFDGYQQAAVSLGRIQELLQEPTSTKSADDPLDVLSLRGEVAFEDVHFAYGGEEEALTGIHLAIPAGQTVAFVGETGAGKSTLVKLVARFYDPTGGRVTVDGTDLRALDLTSYRHRLGVVPQEAYLFQGTVRDAIAYGRPDATDAEVEAAARAVGAHDMIATLEGGYLHEVAERGRNLSAGQRQLIALARAELVDPDILLLDEATAALDLASEALVNQATDRLAGRRTTLVVAHRLTTAARADRVVVMDRGRVAEDGTHEELLARGGLYAQLWRTFVGEDAAVVA; this is translated from the coding sequence GTGGCAGCGCGGCAGGGGCAAGGCTGGGCGCGAAGGCTGTGGGCGTACGCCTGGCGCTACCCCAAGGACGTCGTCCTGGCCCTCGGCTCCTCGCTCGTCGGCATGGCCGTCATGGCGCTGGCCCCGCTGATCACCAAGGTGATCATCGATGACGTGATCGTCGATCACAGCCGGTCCATGGCGGTCTGGGCGGGCGCCCTGATGGGCGCCGCGCTCCTCGTCTACGTCCTCACCTACATCCGCCGCTACTACGGCGGCCGTCTCGCCCTCGACGTCCAGCACGACCTGCGGACCGAGATGTACGGCACGATCACCCGGCTCGACGGCCGCCGTCAGGACGAGCTGTCCACCGGTCAGGTCGTCGGGCGGGCGACCAGCGACCTCCAGCTGATCCAGGGCCTGCTCTTCATGCTCCCGATGACCATCGGGAACTTCATGCTCTTCCTGATCTCCCTGGTCATCATGGCGTGGCTGTCGCTCCCGCTCACGCTGGTCGCCCTCGCGGTCGCGCCCGCGATCTGGTTCATCGCCAAGCGCAGCCGCATCAAGCTCCACCCCGCCACCTGGTACGCCCAGGCCCAGGCGGCGGCCGTCGCGGGCGTCGTCGACGGCGCCGTCAGCGGCGTACGCGTGGTGAAGGGGTTCGGGCAGGAGGAACAGGAGACCGGGAAGCTGCGCGAGGTCGGCCGGAAGCTCTTCGCGGGGCGGCTGCGCACGATCCGGTTCAACTCCAAGTACACCCCCGCCCTCCAGGCCGTCCCCGCGCTCGGCCAGGTCGCGATGCTCGCGCTGGGCGGCTGGCTCGCCGTGCGCGGTCACATCACGCTCGGTACGTTCGTCGCCTTCTCCACCTACCTCGCCCAGCTCGTCGGCCCGGTCCGCATGCTCGCCATGGTCCTCACGGTCGGCCAGCAGGCCCGCGCCGGCACAGAACGCGTGCTGGAGCTGATCGACACCGAGCCGACGCTCGACGAGGGCCACAAGACGCTGCCCGCCGACGCCCCCGCCACCGTCGAGTTCGACGACGTCTCCTTCGGCTACGAGGGCGCCCTGGGCAAAACCAGCCCTGTCCTCGACGGGCTGAGCTTCGAGATCCACCCCGGCGAGACCCTCGCCGTCGTCGGCTCCTCCGGCTCCGGCAAGTCGACGGTCTCGCTCCTGCTGCCCCGGTTCTACGACGTCACCCACGGCGCCGTCCTCATCGGCGGTCATGACGTCCGCGAGCTGACCCTCGACTCGCTGAGGGCCGCGATCGGGCTGGTCCCCGAGGACTCCTTCCTCTTCTCGGACACGGTCCGCAGCAACATCGCGTACGGCCGTCCCGACGCGACGGACGACGAGATCGAGGCCGCCGCCCGCGCCGCCCAGGCGGACCGATTCATCAGGGAACTCCCCGACGGCTACGACACCAAGGTCGGCGAGCACGGCCTCACCCTCTCCGGCGGCCAGCGCCAGCGCGTCGCCCTCGCCCGCGCGATCCTCACCGACCCGCGGCTGCTCGTCCTCGACGACGCCACCTCCGCCGTGGACGCCCGCGTCGAGCACGAGATCCACGAGGCCCTGAAGCACGTCATGGAGGGCCGGACCACCCTCCTCATCGCCCACCGCCGCTCCACCCTCAACCTCGCCGACCGCATCGCGGTCCTCGACGGCGGCCGGCTCGCCGACATCGGTACCCACAAGGAACTCCAGCAGCGGTCCGCCCTCTACCGCCGCCTCCTCACCGACCCGGACGAACTCGGCGGCGTCTCGCCCGGCCACGCCCAGCCCGCCTGTCCGCAGGAGGACACCTCCGTACGGGAAGAGCTGGACGCCGAGTTCGACGCCGAGCGCGGCATCACGCCCCGGCTGTGGGCGGGCGAGCGCACCCCGCGCGACCTCGCGATGGACGGCACCCCGGCCACCCCCGAACTCCTCGCCCAGGTGGACGCGTTGCCCCCGGCGACCGACACCCCGGAGATCGACGAGGCACGCGCCGTGCGAGCCGAGGAGAGCTACGGCCTGCGCAGACTCCTCCGCGGCTTCGGCCTCCCCCTCCTCGTCAGCCTCTCCCTCGTCGCCGTGGACGCGGGTATGGGCCTCCTCCTGCCCGTCCTGATCCGGCACGGCATCGACAGCGGTGTCTCGGAGATGGCCCTCGGCGCGGTGTGGGCGGCCTCGCTGCTCGGACTGCTCGTCGTGTTCGTGCAATGGATGGCGCAGATCGGCGAGACCCGGATGACCGGACGGACGGGGGAGCGGGTCCTGTACTCCCTCCGCCTGAAGATCTTCGCCCAGCTCCAGCGGCTCGGACTCGACTACTACGAGCGTGAGCTGACCGGCCGGATCATGACGAGGATGACGACGGACGTCGACGCGCTGTCGACGTTCCTCCAGACCGGACTGGTCACGGCGTTCGTCTCGGTCGTCACGTTCTTCGGCATCATGGTCGCCCTGCTGGTGATCGACGTACAGCTGGCGCTGGTCGTCTTCGCCACCCTCCCGCCGCTGATCCTCGCCACGGTCTTCTTCCGCCGGGCGAGCGTGAAGGCGTACGAACTGGCCCGGGAACGCGTGTCGGTGGTCAACGGCAACCTCCAGGAGTCGGTGTCCGGGCTGCGGATCGTGCAGGCGTTCCGGCGCGAGCGGGACGGCGGGCGGCGGTTCGCGGAGCGGAGCGACAGCTACCGCCAGGCCCGTATCCGGGGCCAGTGGCTGATATCGGTGTACTTCCCCGGCGTGCAGCTGCTGTCGTCGGTAGCTGCGGCGGCCGTGCTGATCGTGGGCGCGGGCCGGGTCGACAACGCCACGCTCACCACCGGTGCGCTGGTGGCGTACCTCCTCTACATCGACCTGTTCTTCGCCCCCGTCCAGCAGCTCTCCCAGGTCTTCGACGGCTACCAGCAGGCGGCGGTCTCGCTGGGCCGCATCCAGGAGCTGCTCCAGGAGCCGACGTCGACGAAGAGCGCCGACGATCCGCTCGACGTGCTCTCGCTGCGCGGCGAAGTCGCCTTCGAGGACGTGCACTTCGCATACGGCGGCGAGGAGGAGGCCCTCACCGGGATCCACCTCGCCATCCCCGCCGGCCAGACCGTCGCCTTCGTCGGCGAGACCGGCGCCGGCAAGTCGACCCTCGTCAAGCTGGTGGCCCGCTTCTACGACCCCACCGGTGGCCGCGTCACTGTCGACGGCACCGACCTGCGGGCCCTCGACCTCACGTCGTACCGCCACCGCCTGGGCGTCGTCCCGCAGGAGGCGTACCTCTTCCAGGGCACCGTCCGCGACGCCATCGCCTACGGCCGCCCCGACGCCACCGACGCCGAAGTGGAGGCGGCGGCCCGGGCGGTCGGCGCGCACGACATGATCGCCACGCTCGAGGGCGGCTACCTCCACGAGGTCGCCGAGCGAGGGCGCAACCTCTCCGCGGGCCAACGGCAGCTGATCGCCTTGGCCCGCGCCGAGCTGGTCGACCCGGACATCCTCCTCCTCGACGAGGCGACAGCCGCCCTGGACCTGGCCTCCGAGGCCCTGGTCAACCAGGCCACCGACCGCCTCGCAGGCCGCCGCACGACCCTCGTGGTCGCCCACCGCCTCACAACCGCGGCCCGCGCGGACCGCGTGGTCGTCATGGACCGCGGCCGTGTCGCCGAGGACGGCACGCACGAGGAACTTCTTGCGCGGGGTGGGTTGTACGCGCAGTTGTGGCGGACGTTTGTGGGGGAGGACGCGGCCGTGGTGGCCTGA